From the genome of Solanum pennellii chromosome 6, SPENNV200:
TTATGAAagataaatttatgttgatttcaaaattcaaagaatcacaaaattcgaagagtttcatacattattattttctactctaatttaatttaacctaTTTAATTACAAGTATTTtgtcataactaaaaaattaaagtgtagTTGTTGGATTTCATATTATAccattatgtaattaaatattagtatttaaaaataaattaatttattttgatttaatggAGGGGCAAAATAGTAATCCAACTTTGAAGGTTAGAgtttcccacttataataatatatgataacaAACTTAATCGttaataaactttaaattttgactTTGCTACGGAGAAATAAATACGTGTAGTAGTCTTTGTTATGTTGCAAGTTGTCATATATAGAAGGAATGGTGTGGGAGGGGGTTATCGTGGAACAATATAGAATCATAGAATTAATAAGGTATTGTATTTGATTTGGGACCCAAAATAACAGCTCCTTTTTGCTTTACATTAATTGGAACCATAAATTCCGAAAAAGTATTATTGACTTATTGCTATTTAAATTAACgagtttttaataattttatagaaaataaattatcagATTATTGGTTCGGCattgatttataaaattggGTAAATTAATAACTCATTAACACTATTGTAATTTACTACTTTTACTtgtacataaatattaaatattaatctcaatacaaTACCATTATTGTCTTTGTCCTTTTAAGTCTTCGATTCACATTTCAcaacttcacattatacaaaatgtcaaaatttaaaGTAAGAACTTTATTCCACTTAATTTCTCTTGATGTTACACTTGTATAGTTCCTtttgtatttgttattattgtttctattttatgaGCATTTATAAAGTTACATTATTATCTTCTCGTCTTGCCATTCGAGCAGACAGTAGAATAGGACATTCACACAACaaaggaatatatatatttatatactaaTTTACACTGGAAAAATGTTATATTCCCCTGTCAAATTATACAGAAACGACTACAATGTTAGTTGCTGTAAATTAGAAATTTGATCAAACCTTGTGGCACGCAAGTGACTTGTATCATCTTGAAGAACAAGCACTTCAAGTGTACCTGATTCTCTCAACCAAGCAGTTACCACAGCACCAGTGGATATGAACCTCCCAATGTTGCACTTTGCTATCTGGAATGGTGCACCTATGCTGGTGAGCAAGCCTTCGATGGCTCGTTTTAAGGCGCCATCACCTGTTATCTTGCTGTGCTTGCCCCAGCCAGTCAAAATGCTGCAGAGGACAGTTGAACATTCCATTCATTATATATCACTGTTGTAGTTTGTccgaatttgaaaaaaatgtaagaGAATTAGAGGAAATACCTCAACATCTTTGGTAGCTCGTGGCCTTCAAACACTATAGACCGTATACTAAGCAACCATGCGTGGACCATTGCACATGCAGCCCCTGAAGACATCAAATGCAGATCCAAACAAGAAGTGGACCATGTATTTTCCCACACTTCCGAACGTTTTCCTTCAAGTACAACCAATTGAGCACCTTGTTTCTGGAAAAAAGTTAGATAAGACACCAAATATGAGTCAGTGGTAATTTATGGCAATGCAAAGGTGATATTAGTCAGTTAACAATGATCAGAGCAAAGATTTTGGTTTCCTTGACACCAGTGCTAAACTATGCAGTAAGGCCAGGTAGGTCAGCTTAAGGGAGTGAGCAAGAAAAGTGAGGAGATCCAAAATCGTGGATGGAAGAAGATCACAAGTACCACTTTGGAGATTACGCCTTCACAACCATGAACGAGATGATTCTATATAATCATGACATGTTAGATATGATATCATCTCTGTCTATGCTTTCTATATTATTTCAACTGTTTTTTCTCAAGGAAAATAAATCTCTGGATGTGGAAAAAACGTTCACATAAAATTAGTCTCTAATAGAATTTTCTTTAGCCCTCAATCATGCTCCTTGAAGCATTCCATAGTAATAAAACATTCTAACTAATGAACATTTGGAGGATGACATAGAATTGTTCAAAGCCCTCTCCCCATTAAAAAAGGATGGTGGTGCCTACTGAAGCAAATATCTAGAGCTATACACCACAAACTGATAATCACAATCTCATCATCTATGAAGAGAAATTTCACTCTTTATcagaactaaaaaaaaatgaagaaattcacTATACGTTTCTTCTCTTTGATAGTTGTTATGCAACTGCAGTTTTACCTGGTCAAAATGCCACAGCATGTCAGTCAAAGCATTGTAAAAGGCAGATGCAGTTGAAGAGTCCATCTGCTTCACTTCATTGAAAAGAGATAGAGCTTGTGACCATACACCTTCCCTCTGCCCCATGAGAAGTCCATGTGCCACCCCATAAACTTGATTATCAAATAGACGGAGTTCTTCGAGTAAGAGTGAAGCTTCATCAAATGAACTGCATCGGCTGCAATTATATTTGAATCACACATCATATCTACTCAAATAGTCAAATCCATTCAGTTAAATCATAACATTTGAACCAATCAAGTGCATTGGGATTTCACAAAGATGTTAAATGACCTAAGTAGCAATTCTTCCAAGCACTCCTTCAAAAGGttaatcaagaaaaaacaaaatgctACTCACCAAAAAATCATATCTTATTTGTCCTCTTTCGCACTCTCACCCACTTCTAATTCTACTAAGGAAATTTGTGCCAAATTGacaatatatttcttttgataGAACACAATTCTTCGCTCATTCTCCAGATTCGTGTTACCCACTTTGAAGAAAAGATTTGGGGTTTGTTTGGTAGGAAGGAAATTATTTCCCGGTaaatattttctggaaaatgtaagaactgtcTCACTGTCCAACAATCTCTAAGATTCAAAAACTATTTCAAACAGTCTACtgagaaaaaaataagcaaAGATAGTCATTTTCCCCCTTGTAATGGAACATATGTCATGGTGTTTGGTGACcaaaaaaatgacttattttctggaaaaatatttttcttatcataCACCCTTGATCCAAAGTAATTTagaagtagaaaaaaaaaactccttaGATTGGGTATTCTTAATGTGGCAGTGGGTCCACTTTATTGACAACTTAAACTACTCCCACAACCTGCTGCTGAAGTCCTCAAAGCACTTCAGATAATAAAAGAAACTATAGTAAGTAGTCTCCAAGGCcaaaactctctctctctctctctctctctctctcgcctctaTCTCTCTTTGCCTCTCTTGTGAACTTCTAAGCAAGGTCATATGATCTATTGTCTATGGAGCTCTACACACATTTGAATAATCCAAGcttaaaataaagtttcattCATTAGAGTGAAAAGAGTATATCTGTCTCAGTGGAAAACTCAGAAGTTTCTTCtgctatatttatttttaaaaaacagtGGTGTCCAACCACCTTGTGCGCATCTTGAATATTCCACAGGGAACCAATTACTTTCCACTAGCACAAGTACCGGGTAACTCCGCCCACCAAGGCTTACAAAAAGTTAGTTCTGCTTTATTGTTTTCATATATACAACAATCTTAAAAGTCTGTAGCTGCATTTTACCAGAAAACAAGAAGCACATTGAATATAGATAGCAAACATATATCAGCATTCAAGACAATGAAGAAAGTCAGACTGGCGCATTATCCTCAAACAGATTCCAGTAGCACTAATTTCATGTCCATGATCAAATGCGTCATCAAATTCCTTACAAAGAAAATGAACATAACTACCACCCAAAAAATATAACCGCCAAACTGCcttcttaaagttgaaatagATCATACTAACCCTCACATACTGAAAAGATGACACATTAAGAAAGCACAGTTCAATGTAAAGCATGGAACTAGTAGTAAAGAAAATTATACCTGCAAGCATTCAAGATTGCTGAAAACGTGACTACGTTAGGCTTTATTTGTGATTCATGCATCTTATGGAAAACACCTAGAATGCAGAGCATGTCCTGTCTTTCAGCATTAGTTTTCTTCCCACTAGCTGACTTTTGAGCAGCTAATTGCTCGAAAATCTTAACGATATTATCCTCTTCAGTGTTTTCCCACTTACTCTGAGAAATAGTGGATACAATATGTGTGACATTGTCTGATCCACATTCATTGTTTGCCGATTCACCAAAAGCATTGATTATAGAGTTATATGTAACAACATTTGGTTGTATCCCTTCCTTCGTCATCTCATTAAGCAACAACGACGAGTACTCCACAAGGCCTTTTTTACACAAGGCATCAATAAGTTTGCTATAAAAAACAACATCTGCCTTCAGACCTTGCTTCTTGAACTCCTTATAGACCTCTACCGCATCATGATACAAGGCTCCTTTCAAGTACACACTAATCAATGTGGAGTACGTCAATAAGTTAGGTGAAAGCTTTTCAGCTTTCATCTCTGCAAACAACTGCTTAACCTTGGTATACATTCCTTGTTTGCCAAACCCATCCAGAAGAGCATTGTAAGTGACAACATCTTTCTTAATTCCCATACCCTCCATCTCCTTGCTAACATTAAGGGCCTCCTCAAATTTTCCCAGGCTTGCATATATAGCAAGTAAAGTATTGTATGAAACCCTGTCTAGTTTTATGCCAGCACACTTCATCTCATTAAATAAACTCAACGCTCTGTCTAATCTCCCAGCTTTTGCACACCCACGAATCACAGTACTATAGGTGACTTGGTTGGGCAAAATATTCTTTGCATGCATCTCAGACATAATATCAAAAGCAACATCTATCTGTCCCCCATTACATGCTACATCCAAAAATGTATTATACGTGTATATATCCTGATCAATTCCTCTATAAATCATCTCGTTAAACAAACCCCTCGCAGTCTCCCACAATCCTGCACCACTACAAACAGCAAGCAACGAATTAAAGGTAATCCTATCCGGTTGAACCCCATTTCTCAGCATTTCGTCAAAAATCTCCGACGCCCTCTTAAAATCAGCACCCCCTTTCCCACAAGCATCAATCAACGCATTATAAGTCACTAAATTAGGCTTCAAGCCGGAATCTTTCATGGTCTCAAAGACTCTAATAGCTTCATTACAATACCCACTCTTTGCATAAGCACTAATCAAGGCAGAATAAGCATAAACAGTATTACCATACCCGTCACTGACAGCATTCTCAAACACTTTCTCAGCTAAATCAACCTTCCCTGATCTACCAAGTATACTAATCATTGAACTAGCTAATTTACCTTGCTCATTTCGCTTCCTTTCACGACCAACAGCGAATTGAAAGCAACGCATAGCAGCTAACCATTCCCCTCTATTCCCAAGCTCACGGAACAAAAAAGTATAATCATCAGACCCTACAAGCTTAGAGCCGAAAGTCAACAACACTTGGTCTAAACCAGCTTCGTTGTTACAACAATGAATAGCTTCTTCAAGAGCCTCCTGAGCAAATGAAGAGTGCCTTCCGTTACCCGATATCTTTGCCCGGCCAAAATGCATCTTGGAAACGAATCGGGTCGAACGTCTACCCGAGAAATCAGCTGAAAAATCCGATTTTGACGaagatagagagagaaaattagAGGTTTGGGAAGGATGGGTAGGATTGCGAGGTGGATTCAAAGAGACTTTTTGAGAGGACCAATGGCGTTGATGATTGTTACGGTGGTTGGGGTGTGGGTGGGAGTGGGTTTGGGGTTGATAAGGTTTAGAGGTAGTGAGTGCACAGTGGGGTGGGGGAGTGGAGGAGGCCATTGTTGATTGAAGATTGTACGAGAAAGGATAGGGTTTTAGGAGAGAAGATTGAactctagagagagaaagtgtTGAGCTGATGTATTGACTGTTGCCACACTTTCAGACACTCTTAAATCTTTTACTCTGTTTTGACCGCCGCCGGCTGTACTGCTTCGTGGCATTATTAGGTAATACCAAATGCAAACAAATTTCGATAAACGCTCGACTCAAGTAACAAGTAAATTACCAAAAAACCGTATTGAAGTCATAGAACAACAATAAAATCAGAGATACCATAATCAACGAATACTTATGAATTCAACTTTTATAGTTAAAAGTATTTTAGAAAAAGTTTTGGTTGATGAAAAAATTAACAAGTTCACGAATATTTATAGTTAACAATGAAAATTTGTTAAATAGTTTACAATACTATAGTCAAAATTATTTAGAAAAGTATGTACTGTTGGGATTTAGTTAATGGAACATAtccccatttttattttttagtatcaTTTCAACTCTCATTCAACACTCTTTACAAGTTATCAGCTAATTAACATAAATCTTTATGAATATCATTAATATCCCAA
Proteins encoded in this window:
- the LOC107022907 gene encoding pentatricopeptide repeat-containing protein At2g31400, chloroplastic gives rise to the protein MASSTPPPHCALTTSKPYQPQTHSHPHPNHRNNHQRHWSSQKVSLNPPRNPTHPSQTSNFLSLSSSKSDFSADFSGRRSTRFVSKMHFGRAKISGNGRHSSFAQEALEEAIHCCNNEAGLDQVLLTFGSKLVGSDDYTFLFRELGNRGEWLAAMRCFQFAVGRERKRNEQGKLASSMISILGRSGKVDLAEKVFENAVSDGYGNTVYAYSALISAYAKSGYCNEAIRVFETMKDSGLKPNLVTYNALIDACGKGGADFKRASEIFDEMLRNGVQPDRITFNSLLAVCSGAGLWETARGLFNEMIYRGIDQDIYTYNTFLDVACNGGQIDVAFDIMSEMHAKNILPNQVTYSTVIRGCAKAGRLDRALSLFNEMKCAGIKLDRVSYNTLLAIYASLGKFEEALNVSKEMEGMGIKKDVVTYNALLDGFGKQGMYTKVKQLFAEMKAEKLSPNLLTYSTLISVYLKGALYHDAVEVYKEFKKQGLKADVVFYSKLIDALCKKGLVEYSSLLLNEMTKEGIQPNVVTYNSIINAFGESANNECGSDNVTHIVSTISQSKWENTEEDNIVKIFEQLAAQKSASGKKTNAERQDMLCILGVFHKMHESQIKPNVVTFSAILNACSRCSSFDEASLLLEELRLFDNQVYGVAHGLLMGQREGVWSQALSLFNEVKQMDSSTASAFYNALTDMLWHFDQKQGAQLVVLEGKRSEVWENTWSTSCLDLHLMSSGAACAMVHAWLLSIRSIVFEGHELPKMLSILTGWGKHSKITGDGALKRAIEGLLTSIGAPFQIAKCNIGRFISTGAVVTAWLRESGTLEVLVLQDDTSHLRATRFDQISNLQQLTL